The following nucleotide sequence is from Microbacterium imperiale.
GGCGAGGAAGTTCGCGCGCTCGAGCACCGGCAGCGTCGGGTCTTCGGCCAGCTCGAGCACACGCTGGTTGAACGCCAGCCAGCTCAGCTCGCGATCGGTGTAGCGGTGGTCGGGCAGCTCCGCGTCGACGTCCTCGACGGCCGGGTCGAAGTCGTCGTCGTCTGCGTCTCCCAGACCGGAGTCCAGCGCCTCGGTGTCGATCATCCCCTCATCATGGCAGTCTCGCGTGTCCTGCCGGTGAACGGGAGGGCGCGTCAGCTGGGCGCGGTCTCGCTCGCGGCGGGCAGCTGGTCCTCTTCGTACACGTTGAAGCGGTATCCGACGTTGCGGACGGTGCCGATGAGCTGCTCGAGGTCGCCGAGCTTCGCGCGCAGACGCCGGACGTGCACGTCGACGGTGCGCGTGCCGCCGAAGTAGTCGTATCCCCACACCTCGCTCAGCAGCTGCTCGCGCGTGAAGACGCGGGAGGGGTGCGTCGCGAAGAAGTGCAGGAGCTGGAACTCCTTGTACGTCAGGTCGAGCGGGCGACCGTGCACCTTCGCCGAGTACGACGACTCGTCGATCGTGATGCCCGAGGTCTGGATGCGGCTCGACACCTGCTCCTTGCTGACGCGTCCGACCGCGAGTCGCACCCGTGCGTCGACCTCGGCCGGGCCGGCCGTGGCCAGGATCACGTCGTCGACGCCCCAGTCGGTCGAGACCGCGGTGAGACCGCCCTCGGTGACGATGAGGACCAGGGGTGCGTCGATGCCGGTGGTGCCGAGGATCTTGCACAGCGACTTCGCGCCGACGAGGTCGAGTCGGGCGTCGATGAAGATGACGTCGGCGCTCGGGGCGTTGACGAGCTGCGCGGGTTCAGCGGGGATCTGGCGCACGCGGTGGCTCAGCAGCTCGAGCGCAGGAAGCGCGAGGCCACCGCCGTGCGTGGAACTCAGGACGAGAAGCTGTGCCAACGGGGATTCCTCCGGGAGCGGCCGGGACGTGACCTCATCTTAGGGTCTCGGTTCGCACCCGCTGCGCGCTCGCGTCGCGTCCGAGCGCCTGCTGGTCCACAATGGACGGGTGACAGCACCCGATCTCGCTCCGCCGCGCACCGTCGGCGGCGTCATCGCCGTCTGGGTCGTGGCCGCGCTCGCCGCGGTCGTGGTGGGGGTGTTCGCGCCGCCCGAGACGCGCGCGCTGTGGATGCCCGTCGCGCTGGGCGGATGCCTCATCGTGGCGTTCTGCGTGCAGCTCGCCCTCGGCCGCTCGCGAGGCTTCATCGAGCGCATGTCGGCGAGCGTGCTCGGAGCGCTGCTGGTCATGGGCTTCATCGGGATCGGCTTCGGCCTGTCGTCGCTGGTCGCCGTCTGACAGCGCGCGCGGGCGTAGAGTAAGGGCATGGATCTCCTCGCGCTCGAAATCTTCTACGTGGGCCTGCTCGGACTCGCGTCGCTTGCGATCGTGTTCGTCTCGGCCGTCGTGGTGAAGAACCTCTACCGCGGCCAGCGCTGACGTCGTGCTCGAGCTGCCCACCGATCTTCCGGCGGACCTCGTCCCCCTCTCGTGGCTGATCGGCGTCTGGGAGGGTTCGGGCGTCATCGACTACGAGACGGCGGCCGGCCATGTCTCGGGCGAGTTCGCCCACCGCGTGAGCTTCAGCCACGACGGCGGCGACTATCTGAACTACTCGGCGACCGCGTGGCTGCTCGACGACGCCGGAGCGGCGACGCAAGCGCTCGTGGCCGAGAGTGGCTTCTGGCGATTGGCGCGGCCCGCCGCTGACGCCGACGCCGGGCCGGCGCTGCTGCCGGCGGCTGCCCCTGCGGCGCAGCCGCGCACCGTCGACGACGTCGAGGCGCTGCGCAATGCCGAAGGCGGGTTCGACATCGAGGTCGCACTCGTCCACTCCGACGGGGTGAGCGAGCTGTACCTCGGCCAGGTCCGCGGGCCGCGCATCGACATCGCGACGGATGCCGTCGTCCGTACGGCCGGCGCGAAGGAGTACACCGCCGCCACCCGGATGTACGGGCTGGTCGACGGCCACCTGCTGTGGGCCTGGGACATCGCCGCGCTCGGCGGCGAGCTCGCCTCGCATGCGTCGGCGCGCTTGGCCCGGGCCGAGTGATGCTCGGCGCGGCCGATGTCTTCGCCGGGGTCGCCGGCGCCGTGCACGACGATCGCGGTCTGCTGCACGTCGGCAACCCGCTGCGCGAGCAGCAGCTGCTCGAACGCGGTGCCGCCCTCGCCGCCCTCGGCGACCGCGCGGTCGTGACGGTCGCGGGACCGGACCGCCTCAGCTGGCTCGACTCGCTGACCTCGCAGGCGGTGGCGGGACTGCAGCCGGGGGAGAGCACCGAACTGCTCGTGCTCGACCCGAACGGGCGCGTCGAGCACGCGGCATCCGTGGTCGACGACGGCGAGACGACCTGGCTCATCACCGACGCCGATCGCGTCGCGGCGCTGACGACGTGGCTGACGCGGATGCGGTTCCGACTGCGCGTCGAGATCACCGATCGTTCGGCTGAGACGGCGGTCGTGGGTGGCGCGACCTCGGCAGTCGCCGACCTGACCGCCCGAGCGGTCTGGCGCGACCCGTGGCCCGACGTGACGGTCGGCGGCTGGGGCTACGCGGCGAGCGAGGGGCACCCGGCCACCGGGCGCGACTGGGCGGAGGCCGTCGTCGACACCTCGGAGCTCGAGCGCCTGGCAGCGCAGGTGCGAGCGGGTGAGCGGGCGATCGCGGGACGCCTGGCCGCCGATGCGCTGCGCATCGCGGCATGGCGACCCCGGCCGAGCGCCGAGGCCGACGGGATGACGCTGCCGCACGAGGTCGATTGGCTGCGCACCGCCGTGCACCTGTCGAAGGGCTGCTACCGCGGACAGGAGACGGTCGCGAAGGTGCACAACCTGGGCCACCCGCCGCGCCGGCTCGTCGCGCTGCAGCTCGACGGCAGCGACGCCGTGCTTCCGGAGCCGGGTGCGAGCGTGCACCACGGCGATGACGAGGTGGGTCGGATCACCTCGGTCGCCCGTCACTTCGAGCAGGGGCCGATCGCGCTGGCCCTCGTGAAGCGGTCGGTGCCCGTCGACGCGCCGCTGGTCGTGCAGGTCGACGACGAGGCGGTCGCGGCCGTTCAGGAGACCGTCGTCCCGCCCACCGCCGGTCGCGAAGCCGCGCCCCCGCGACTGCCCCGACTCAGCCGCCGCACCTGACGTGTCGCCCGAGCGTCCCGACGAGCCGGCGGCGGTGACGGCACCGATCGCCACCGGCTGGCGTGCGCGCGTACGCCCGCAACGCGGCCTCAACCGCATGCGCGAGTCGGTGCCCGCGGTCGTCCAGATCGTCGTCGCCGCCTCGGCCGCCTACGCATTCGCGCACCTCGTGCTGGGGCACACGGCGCCCCTGCTGGCCGCGACGGTGACGATCTCGAGCCTCGGTCTGGTCCGGGATGCACGGCCCCGTCGCGTGCTCGAGACCGTCGTCGGAATGCTCGTCGGCATCCTCGTGTCCGAGCTGATCGTGCTGGTGGTCGGATCGGGCACGTGGCAGCTGGCGCTCGCACTGCTGGCGACGCTGCTGACCGCGCGCTTGCTCTCGGCGCAGCCGACCTTCGCCATCTCGGCGGCCATCCAATCGGTCATCGTCATCGCGATCCCCGGCAGCATGCCCTTCCTGCGCCTCGTCGACGGCGGGGTCGGGGCGGTGGCCGCGCTCCTCGCGACGGCGCTCCTGCCACGGCGCCCGCTGCGCGAGGTGTCCCGTGCCGGTCATGAGCTGTTCGCCGCATTCGGCGGCGCTGCGTCGACGGTCATCCAGGCCCTGCGGCGGGGCGACCGTGTGCGCGCCGACCGCGGACTCGAGAAGGCGCGTGCGCTGCAGCCCATGGTCGACGACTGGTCCACCTCCCTCGAGTCCGGGCTGGCCGTCGCGCGCATCTCGCCCTTCCTGCGTCGGCAGCGCACCGAGCTCGAGCGGCAGGACCGGATGCGCGCGTCGCTCGACCTCGCCACCCGCAACCTGCGGGTCATCGCGCGGCGCGTCGTGTACGCGCTCGACGACCGCCAACCGCGTCCGATCGCGGCCGATCTGCTGGCTCAGATCGCGCGCGGCGCCGACCTGCTCGCCCAGTCCATCGACGACATCGCGCTCGAGCCGGTCGCGCTCGAGTCGCTGCGCGCAGTGGCGGCTCGGCTCGACCCGCGGGCGCTGGCTCCCGAGTCGTCGCTCGGTGACCAGAACGTCATCGCGGCGCTGCGTCCGCTCGTGGTCGACCTCCTCACCGCGGCGGGGATGCCGCCCGCCGAGGCGCGCGCCACGATGCCGCGGATCTGAGCCGGCGACCCGCACGGTACGTCGCGCGATGCGATCGCGCAAGGCGGTCGAGTGTGGCCGGACGGGTGCCTAGCGTTGCCGTATCCCACGACGCGAGGAGAGGTCATGAAGGCTGTTGTATGGCACGGTATCGGCGACATCCGGCTCGACGAGGTGGCCGATCCGCGGATCGAGGACGGACATGACGCGATCGTCCGCATCACGCGCAGCGCCATCTGCGGCACCGACCTCCACTTCATCCGCGGCACGATGTCGGGCATGAAAGAGGGGACGATCCTCGGGCACGAAGCCGTGGGCATCGTCACCGAGGTCGGCGAACACGTGCGCGGCTTCCAGCCCGGCGACCGCGTCGTGATCAACTCCACCATGTCCTGCGGCGCGTGCCGGTACTGCCGTGAGGGTCACACCGCGCAGTGCGACGTCGCCAATCCGAACGGACCCGAGGCCGGCACCTGCTTCTTCGGCGGTCCCGAGACGACCGGTCCCGTCAACGGCCTCCAGGCCGAGTATGCGCGCATCCCCTGGGCGCAGAACACGATGACCAAGCTCCCCGACGCGATCACGGACGACCAGGCCATCCTGCTCTCCGACATCTTCCCGACGGCGTGGTTCGGGGCGCAGCTGGCGGGCGTCAGCCGCGGCGACATCGTCGTCGTGCTGGGGGCCGGCATCGTGGGCCAATTCGCGGTGGCCTCCGCCTTCAAGCAGGGCGCCGGTCGGGTGATCGTCGTCGACGGCATCGCCGACCGCCTCGACCGTGCCCGTGCCCTCGGCGCCGAGGTGGTGAACTTCAACGACGACGACCCGGTCGAGGCCGTCATGAACCTGACCAACGCCATCGGCGCCGACTGCGTCATCGACGCGGTCGGCATCGACGCCGAGCGTCCGAAGTCCGGGCCCGCCGCGGTCGACGGCGAGGACGGGAAGGCGTTCGACGAGGAGGTGCAGCAGGTGGCACCCGAGGCCGATCCGGACGGCGA
It contains:
- a CDS encoding winged helix-turn-helix domain-containing protein, giving the protein MAQLLVLSSTHGGGLALPALELLSHRVRQIPAEPAQLVNAPSADVIFIDARLDLVGAKSLCKILGTTGIDAPLVLIVTEGGLTAVSTDWGVDDVILATAGPAEVDARVRLAVGRVSKEQVSSRIQTSGITIDESSYSAKVHGRPLDLTYKEFQLLHFFATHPSRVFTREQLLSEVWGYDYFGGTRTVDVHVRRLRAKLGDLEQLIGTVRNVGYRFNVYEEDQLPAASETAPS
- a CDS encoding FABP family protein; this translates as MLELPTDLPADLVPLSWLIGVWEGSGVIDYETAAGHVSGEFAHRVSFSHDGGDYLNYSATAWLLDDAGAATQALVAESGFWRLARPAADADAGPALLPAAAPAAQPRTVDDVEALRNAEGGFDIEVALVHSDGVSELYLGQVRGPRIDIATDAVVRTAGAKEYTAATRMYGLVDGHLLWAWDIAALGGELASHASARLARAE
- a CDS encoding alcohol dehydrogenase catalytic domain-containing protein; protein product: MKAVVWHGIGDIRLDEVADPRIEDGHDAIVRITRSAICGTDLHFIRGTMSGMKEGTILGHEAVGIVTEVGEHVRGFQPGDRVVINSTMSCGACRYCREGHTAQCDVANPNGPEAGTCFFGGPETTGPVNGLQAEYARIPWAQNTMTKLPDAITDDQAILLSDIFPTAWFGAQLAGVSRGDIVVVLGAGIVGQFAVASAFKQGAGRVIVVDGIADRLDRARALGAEVVNFNDDDPVEAVMNLTNAIGADCVIDAVGIDAERPKSGPAAVDGEDGKAFDEEVQQVAPEADPDGDLWRPGDGPSQASRWAVEMVAKYGRIGIIGVYSPLAEVYPIGAAMNKNLTIRMGNCDHHSVTPPLIDMVAAGVFDPAALITEHEPIDDAIAAYEAFDRREPGWIKVALSTGA
- a CDS encoding FUSC family protein; the encoded protein is MTAPIATGWRARVRPQRGLNRMRESVPAVVQIVVAASAAYAFAHLVLGHTAPLLAATVTISSLGLVRDARPRRVLETVVGMLVGILVSELIVLVVGSGTWQLALALLATLLTARLLSAQPTFAISAAIQSVIVIAIPGSMPFLRLVDGGVGAVAALLATALLPRRPLREVSRAGHELFAAFGGAASTVIQALRRGDRVRADRGLEKARALQPMVDDWSTSLESGLAVARISPFLRRQRTELERQDRMRASLDLATRNLRVIARRVVYALDDRQPRPIAADLLAQIARGADLLAQSIDDIALEPVALESLRAVAARLDPRALAPESSLGDQNVIAALRPLVVDLLTAAGMPPAEARATMPRI
- the ygfZ gene encoding CAF17-like 4Fe-4S cluster assembly/insertion protein YgfZ; this encodes MLGAADVFAGVAGAVHDDRGLLHVGNPLREQQLLERGAALAALGDRAVVTVAGPDRLSWLDSLTSQAVAGLQPGESTELLVLDPNGRVEHAASVVDDGETTWLITDADRVAALTTWLTRMRFRLRVEITDRSAETAVVGGATSAVADLTARAVWRDPWPDVTVGGWGYAASEGHPATGRDWAEAVVDTSELERLAAQVRAGERAIAGRLAADALRIAAWRPRPSAEADGMTLPHEVDWLRTAVHLSKGCYRGQETVAKVHNLGHPPRRLVALQLDGSDAVLPEPGASVHHGDDEVGRITSVARHFEQGPIALALVKRSVPVDAPLVVQVDDEAVAAVQETVVPPTAGREAAPPRLPRLSRRT